A single region of the Brachypodium distachyon strain Bd21 chromosome 3, Brachypodium_distachyon_v3.0, whole genome shotgun sequence genome encodes:
- the LOC100845815 gene encoding beta-galactosidase 1 has translation MRANNTARALSLALLVLVVSVLGFVPGASCTEVSYDERALVIDGQRRIILSGSIHYPRSTPEMWPDLIQKAKDGGLNTIETYVFWNGHEPRPRQYNFEGNYDIMRFFKEVQKAGMYAILRIGPYICGEWNYGGLPAWLRDIPDMQFRLHNEPFEREMETFTTLIVNKMKDANMFAGQGGPIILTQIENEYGNVQSNLPDQESATKYIHWCADMANKQNVGVPWIMCQQSNDVPPNVIETCNGFYCHDFKPKGSNMPKIWTENWTGWFKAWDKPDYHRPAEDVAYAVAMFFQNRGSVQNYYMYHGGTNFGRTSGGPYITTTYDYDAPLDEYGNIRQPKYGHLKALHTVLTSMEKHLVYGQQNETNLDDKVKATKYTLDDGSSACFISNSHDNKDVNVTFEGSAYQVPAWSVSVLPDCKTVAYNTAKVKTQTSVMVKKESAAKGGLKWSWLPEFLRPSFTDSYGSFKSNELLEQIVTGADESDYLWYKTSLTRGPKEQFTLYVNTTGHELYAFVNGELAGYKHAVNGPYLFQFEAPVTLKPGKNYISLLSATVGLKNYGASFELMPAGIVGGPVKLVSAHGNTIDLSNNTWTYKTGLFGEQKQIHLDKPGLRWSPFAVPTNRPFTWYKATFQAPAGTEAVVVDLVGLNKGVVYVNGHNLGRYWPSYVAGDMDGCHRCDYRGEYVTWNNQEKCLTGCGEVGQRFYHVPRSFLNAAHGAPNTVVLFEEAGGDPAKVNFRTVAVGPVCADAEKGDAVTLACAHGRTISSVDTASFGVSGGQCGAYEGGSGCESKPALEAITAACVGKKWCTVSYTDAFDSADCKGSGVLTVQATCS, from the exons ATGCGTGCCAACAATACGGCGCGAGCGCTGTCGCTGGCGCTGCTGGTTCTGGTTGTTTCCGTGTTGGGGTTCGTCCCCGGCGCGAGCTGCACCGAGGTCTCGTACGACGAGCGCGCGCTGGTCATCGACGGCCAGCGCCGCATCATCCTCTCCGGCTCCATCCACTACCCGAGGAGCACCCCCGAG ATGTGGCCCGATCTGATCCAGAAGGCCAAGGACGGAGGCCTCAACACCATCGAGACCTACGTCTTCTGGAACGGCCATGAGCCGCGCCCTCGTCAG TATAACTTCGAGGGGAACTACGACATCATGAGGTTCTTCAAGGAGGTGCAGAAAGCCGGCATGTACGCCATCCTTCGCATCGGCCCATACATCTGCGGTGAATGGAACTACGG AGGACTCCCTGCCTGGCTCCGTGACATCCCTGACATGCAGTTCAGACTTCACAACGAGCCTTTCGAG CGTGAGATGGAGACCTTCACCACTCTGATAGTGAACAAGATGAAGGACGCAAACATGTTTGCAGGCCAGGGAGGCCCCATCATTCTCACCCAG ATCGAGAACGAGTACGGGAACGTCCAGAGCAATTTGCCAGACCAGGAATCCGCCACCAAGTACATCCATTGGTGTGCTGACATGGCTAACAAGCAGAACGTCGGCGTGCCATGGATCATGTGCCAGCAATCCAACGACGTCCCGCCCAATGTG ATCGAAACATGCAACGGGTTTTACTGCCACGACTTCAAGCCGAAAGGAAGCAACATGCCCAAGATATGGACCGAGAACTGGACTGGATG GTTCAAAGCCTGGGATAAGCCAGATTATCATAGGCCTGCTGAGGATGTTGCTTACGCAGTTGCCATGTTCTTCCAAAACCGTGGGTCGGTCCAGAACTACTACATG TATCATGGTGGAACCAACTTTGGCCGCACCTCTGGAGGTCCATACATCACAACCACCTATGACTATGATGCACCTTTGGATGAGTATG GTAACATCAGGCAACCTAAATACGGTCACTTGAAGGCGCTTCACACTGTACTGACTTCCATGGAGAAGCATCTCGTCTACGGGCAGCAGAACGAAACCAACTTGGACGACAAAGTCAAA GCGACAAAGTACACCTTGGACGATGGTTCGTCTGCCTGCTTCATCAGCAACAGCCATGATAACAAGGATGTGAATGTGACCTTTGAAGGATCTGCTTACCAAGTACCAGCATGGTCTGTCAGTGTTTTGCCCGACTGCAAGACTGTCGCATACAACACCGCAAAGGTTAAGACCCAAACGTCTGTAATGGTGAAGAAAGAAAGTGCAGCGAAGGGAGGCTTGAAGTGGTCGTGGTTGCCTGAATTCTTGAGGCCTTCCTTCACCGACAGCTACGGCTCTTTCAAAAGCAACGAGCTCTTGGAACAGATTGTTACGGGAGCTGATGAAAGTGACTACCTGTGGTACAAGACAAG CCTGACCCGTGGTCCGAAAGAGCAGTTCACGTTGTACGTGAACACAACAGGCCATGAACTATACGCATTTGTGAATGGGGAGCTGGCTGGGTACAAGCATGCCGTGAATGGGCCATATCTCTTCCAGTTTGAGGCTCCGGTGACACTGAAGCCCGGCAAGAACTACATCTCCCTCCTCAGTGCTACCGTCGGCCTCAAG AACTACGGAGCCTCCTTCGAACTGATGCCCGCCGGTATCGTTGGCGGACCGGTTAAGCTGGTTAGCGCCCACGGCAACACCATCGATCTCTCCAACAACACCTGGACTTACAAG ACTGGCTTGTTTGGTGAGCAAAAGCAAATCCATCTGGACAAGCCTGGCCTCAGATGGAGCCCTTTCGCCGTCCCAACCAACAGGCCCTTCACCTGGTACAAG GCTACGTTCCAGGCTCCCGCTGGCACGGAGGCCGTGGTGGTGGACCTGGTCGGCCTGAACAAAGGCGTGGTGTACGTGAACGGCCACAACCTGGGCCGCTACTGGCCGAGCTACGTGGCCGGCGACATGGACGGCTGCCACCGCTGCGACTACCGGGGGGAGTACGTGACGTGGAACAACCAGGAGAAGTGCCTCACCGGCTGCGGCGAGGTCGGCCAGAGGTTCTACCACGTGCCCCGCTCCTTCCTCAACGCCGCCCACGGCGCGCCCAACACCGTCGTGCTCTtcgaggaggccggcggcgacccgGCCAAGGTCAACTTCAGGACGGTGGCGGTCGGCCCGGTGTGTGCGGACGCCGAGAAGGGCGACGCCGTGACCCTGGCGTGCGCGCACGGCAGGACCATCTCCAGCGTCGACACGGCGAGCTTCGGCGTCTCCGGGGGCCAGTGCGGCGCATACgagggcggcagcggctgcgAGTCCAAGCCGGCCTTGGAGGCGATCACGGCGGCGTGCGTCGGGAAGAAGTGGTGCACCGTGAGCTACACCGATGCGTTCGACTCCGCCGATTGCAAGGGGTCCGGCGTGCTCACCGTTCAGGCTACATGCAGCTAG